In a single window of the Tigriopus californicus strain San Diego chromosome 2, Tcal_SD_v2.1, whole genome shotgun sequence genome:
- the LOC131892886 gene encoding uncharacterized protein LOC131892886 produces the protein MLQHQRVFALSAVAQCPARAGRTELGGVAATPDGSHALLVGAAGSEPALWSLERTTAPIQWILQGVTWFDNEDLRPQCVALSPGLDFAVVAARLGRILVCPTRALWLEPPSNLVKDANYREWNKGSLTRVTQSAAVEAQCAQPRCILWWTTQDFQSVAILGTAQGHLISLDLVTGQVIRETKVCSLPLVQLEVMTDSALDCSYLFVTSSGGTQWRLKLEQRSTGYIWCCSSTTEAEAEPKPSSVLEYRSRLSGLKQMSAAGLASLRQRLNEGRKLLDRRVSNPSSSGSGGGIEVAEEATELGGILNISHGRLESLAAKIGDTRVSVQVSPKNGPDPILAGVFPDTAILTFHNCELEVLPQTAFKLPRGTERLLIQNGIILVSTTYSSNLTNGHNAASPNQRGHLHIVSSHYAELHLDNNSNAKPDAVLQSFSLEYGEMVLDMVPLLLPTKSSESGSTESGEESSQSGQSPNSGGDSLSSPETLGSSSNSKSQAADQFGKRVRLRVAEVTARGQSLFESCLIVTNRGVYVLTLDVDPITTFMDLAIRGGEDRKAEFLARTFGLDDKELYELVADLRLTEGDFSQAFALYQQAECKYLKVALKFSAAGHLKMLGLHYVLQSKPKLTPAELIHLSNLALMSCFQQVLTKSTFESRAEFHSRIRDFVDENKGFDECLAVRMATETREWELLNHISRSRSVHFEMIESIVCTLLGRGTALESRDEIEAATAKVSRALETMPLVELNGLLTCLLAPTNIESVMSNHDLSWRLLLVLWSASSFLAQEVIQNLYKQCCPANSGLRPLYLALLGAQEDSSMGDNHAKTRRDVACRLVTLFTNATLAILKGQGWNQNCDSVPKRYLDDVSVKTQLNDPDQDWDEQVRTSHCTRHRQIIAGGSKHVLLQRKGSVMTWGMTAFGVLGHGASASRFSTPKEVVFFSASQISVFSVACGRAHSMALTSCGLYVWGSSKQGQLGLGAQRLCEQRPALVKALADVALIQIAAGQYHSVALSIKGQVWAWGWGVHGQLGTGSIEDEFVPVRIFKKKSQPVCQIATGYAHTMLLTTKGEVWVFGCSLFGQLGNGANKKQMVPVKVDGFAGPIRLISSGFFHSYAVTERDRIYTWGCNPQILRLEAQQKKKERIQAIQERKKQQALAEMDRDEAEERGECPDKERPLIQPLGEIKNIQTNGSLLEPKVPEKKKSEPDEMLHLVPGEFFAPNLNGRVKEIACGNQHTLFLSDRGKVYAYGKNMDGQLGINSRKEAKEPTLIDAFHDDFIVHVACGIDFSLAVSDSGSVFAWGNNGGAQLGKLPLSENPEISSKLVVMKNSTRIVRLPNNLVNSCDIPKPVNGITEGVYSNEILSIHDAKDQIESDVRTFFQNMNCFKKVFPGNLVHEDEQPSSKDVETMLHLTLETFHQHLDTKKLIKNALIYDNAPAASKLSLLKGNLLQAFDFSLQAIVKGSLSQGDTMSVMGDHIFNALLFYLKETQARFQLSADLSQDDSNTDSEIRRQLVERLVACWQDQKLSFVHLETLFLGHANALLLQTLVLTLFCPSDERQTDRGPVMNEESGPKLVDLFTPEFCLRIGDTFVKEFKESSVRSGDEETHRKASIVADNWLSSQRGLALSDLEQD, from the exons ATGTTGCAACATCAACGCGTTTTCGCCCTCTCGGCCGTGGCTCAATGCCCCGCTCGAGCGGGTCGCACCGAGCTGGGAGGCGTGGCGGCCACGCCCGATGGATCGCACGCCCTTTTGGTAGGGGCGGCGGGGTCCGAGCCGGCCCTGTGGTCGTTGGAACGCACCACGGCCCCGATTCAATGGATACTTCAGGGCGTGACTTGGTTTGACAATGAGGATTTGCGTCCGCAGTGCGTGGCCTTGAGTCCGGGCTTGGATTTTGCCGTTGTGGCCGCACGATTAGGCCGCATCTTGGTCTGTCCGACCCGGGCTTTGTGGTTGGAACCGCCTTCCAATCTGG TGAAGGACGCCAATTATCGTGAGTGGAACAAGGGCTCTTTGACCCGCGTGACACAAAGCGCGGCCGTCGAAGCCCAATGCGCTCAACCCCGATGTATCCTATGGTGGACCACGCAAGATTTCCAATCCGTCGCCATCCTGGGCACGGCTCAAGGACATCTGATCTCGTTGGACCTGGTCACCGGGCAAGTG ATTCGGGAGACCAAAGTCTGTTCGCTACCCTTGGTGCAACTAGAAGTGATGACGGACAGTGCGTTGGATTGCTCCTATCTCTTTGTCACATCGAGTGGGGGAACCCAATGGCGTTTGAAGCTGGAGCAGCGCTCCACGGGCTACATTTGGTGCTGCAGTAGCACCACCGAAGCTGAAGCAGAGCCCAAGCCCTCGTCAGTTCTGGAGTATCGGTCCCGGTTGTCGGGATTGAAACAGATGTCTGCCGCCGGATTAGCGAGTTTGCGGCAAAGGCTCAACGAGGGACGGAAGTTGTTGGACCGCCGGGTCTCGAACCCGAGTTCATCGGGCTCGGGCGGTGGAATCGAAGTGGCGGAGGAGGCCACGGAACTGGGTGGCATTTTGAATATCTCTCACGGTCGCTTGGAGTCCTTAGCCGCCAAGATCGGCGACACTCGGGTCAGTGTGCAAGTGTCGCCGAAAAACGGCCCGGATCCGATCCTGGCGGGCGTATTCCCGGACACTGCGATCTTGacatttcacaattgtgagcTGGAGGTGTTGCCACAAACCGCTTTCAAGCTACCCCGAGGCACGGAGCGACTCCTGATTCAAAACGGGATCATTCTCGTGTCCACGACATACAGTTCCAATCTCACCAACGGGCACAATGCGGCCAGTCCGAATCAACGAGGACATCTGCACATCGTGTCATCCCATTACGCCGAGCTTCATCTAGACAACAATTCAAATGCCAAGCCCGATGCCGTGCTCCAATCATTCTCACTTGAGTACGGCGAGATGGTGTTGGACATGGTGCCATTATTGCTCCCCACGAAATCCAGTGAGAGTGGGTCGACCGAGTCGGGAGAAGAATCTAGTCAATCGGGCCAGTCTCCCAATTCCGGGGGCGACTCCTTGTCCTCTCCGGAAACACTGGGATCCAGCTCCAATTCTAAGTCTCAAGCAGCCGACCAGTTTGGTAAACGAGTTCGCCTCCGAGTGGCTGAAGTGACTGCCAGAGGCCAATCCTTGTTCGAATCGTGCTTGATCGTGACCAATCGAGGTGTGTACGTCCTCACATTGGACGTAGATCCCATTACTACGTTTATGGACTTGGCCATTCGAGGGGGTGAAGATCGGAAGGCCGAGTTCTTGGCTCGAACGTTTGGCTTGGATGACAAGGAGTTGTACGAGTTGGTGGCTGACCTAAGACTGACTGAGGGTGACTTTTCCCAAGCCTTTGCTCTCTATCAGCAGGCCGAGTGCAAGTACCTGAAGGTTGCCCTCAAATTTTCGGCCGCTGGACACTTGAAGATGTTGGGCCTTCACTATGTGCTTCAATCCAAGCCCAAATTAACCCCGGCCGAGTTGATCCATCTGTCCAATCTCGCGCTTATGTCGTGCTTCCAACAAGTGCTCACCAAGAGCACATTTGAGTCCAGGGCCGAGTTCCATAGCCGCATCCGAGATTTCGTGGATGAGAACAAAGGGTTTGACGAATGCTTGGCCGTGAGAATGGCCACAGAAACCCGAGAATGGGAACTCCTCAATCACATCAGCCGCTCCCGGAGTGTTCATTTCGAGATGATCGAATCGATCGTGTGCACTCTCTTGGGACGTGGAACAGCTTTGGAGTCTCGAGACGAGATCGAGGCGGCCACAGCCAAAGTGAGCCGAGCCTTGGAGACAATGCCTCTGGTTGAACTGAACGGATTGCTAACGTGTCTCCTTGCTCCCACCAACATCGAGAGCGTCATGTCGAATCACGACTTGTCCTGGCGACTGCTTCTCGTGCTCTGGAGCGCCAGTTCGTTCTTGGCGCAAGAAGTGATTCAAAACCTGTACAAACAATGTTGCCCCGCCAACAGTGGATTAAGACCGTTGTATTTAGCCCTCTTGGGCGCACAGGAGGATTCCTCGATGGGTGACAACCACGCCAAGACGAGGCGAGATGTGGCGTGTCGTCTTGTGACCTTGTTCACCAATGCCACCCTGGCCATCCTGAAAGGCCAAGGGTGGAACCAAAACTGTGATAGTGTTCCAAAAAGATATCTAGACGATGTGTCTGTGAAGACCCAGTTGAACGACCCCGATCAAGATTGGGACGAGCAAGTGCGCACGAGCCATTGCACAAGGCACAGACAAATCATTGCCGGTGGCTCCAAACACGTCCTTCTGCAAAGAAAAGGCTCAGTCATGACTTGGGGTATGACGGCCTTTGGAGTCCTCGGCCATGGAGCGTCGGCATCGAGATTCTCCACTCCCAAGGAAGTAGTGTTCTTCTCGGCCTCCCAAATCAGTGTCTTCTCTGTGGCTTGTGGGCGGGCGCATTCCATGGCTTTGACCTCATGCGGCTTGTATGTTTGGGGGTCTTCCAAGCAAGGTCAATTGGGTCTGGGCGCTCAAAGACTTTGCGAGCAAAGGCCCGCTCTAGTGAAGGCCTTGGCCGATGTGGCTCTGATTCAAATTGCCGCCGGACAATACCATTCTGTCGCGTTGAGCATCAAAGGCCAAGTGTGGGCGTGGGGTTGGGGCGTCCATGGCCAATTGGGCACAGGCAGCATCGAGGACGAGTTTGTGCCAGTCAGAATCTTCAAGAAGAAATCTCAGCCCGTGTGCCAAATCGCCACGGGCTACGCTCACACAATGTTGTTGACCACTAAAGGTGAGGTTTGGGTCTTCGGTTGCTCCCTTTTTGGTCAGTTGGGAAATGGTGCTAACAAGAAGCAAATGGTGCCAGTGAAAGTGGACGGATTCGCTGGACCAATTCGCTTGATCTCATCGGGATTTTTCCACTCCTATGCGGTGACTGAACGGGACCGAATCTACACATGGGGCTGCAACCCACAAATTCTGAGACTAGAGGCTcaacagaagaagaaggagcggattcaagccattcaagaACGGAAGAAACAACAAGCCTTGGCTGAAATGGACCGAGACGAGGCAGAGGAACGAGGCGAATGTCCCGACAAGGAAAGGCCCTTGATCCAGCCCTTGGGCGAAATCAAGAATATACAAACCAATGGGAGTCTATTAGAGCCTAAAGttcctgaaaagaaaaagtctGAGCCTGATGAGATGCTTCACCTGGTGCCTGGAGAGTTCTTCGCGCCCAACCTTAATGGAAGGGTCAAGGAGATTGCTTGTGGCAATCAACACACCTTGTTTCTCTCGGATAGAGGCAAGGTGTACGCCTATGGCAAGAACATGGACGGTCAATTGGGAATCAATTCCCGGAAAGAAGCCAAAGAGCCCACCCTGATCGATGCCTTCCATGACGACTTCATTGTCCACGTGGCTTGTGGCATTGATTTCTCCCTGGCTGTGAGCGACTCTGGGTCGGTTTTTGCTTGGGGCAATAATGGAGGAGCTCAATTGGGCAAATTGCCACTGAGTGAGAACCCCGAGATCTCCAGCAAATTGGTGGTGATGAAAAATTCCACGCGGATTGTGCGCCTACCCAACAATCTCGTGAACTCTTGTGATATTCCAAAACCGGTGAACGGTATCACGGAGGGCGTTTACTCCAATGAGATTCTTAGCATCCACGATGCGAAGGACCAAATCGAGAGTGACGTCCGGACATTCTTCCAAAACATGAATTGCTTTAAAAAGGTCTTCCCGGGAAACCTAGTCCACGAGGACGAACAACCAAGCTCAAAGGACGTCGAGACCATGCTCCATCTCACCTTGGAGACCTTCCATCAGCACCTGGATACCAAGAAACTCATCAAAAACGCCCTGATTTACGATAACGCACCCGCCGCGTCCAAACTAAGCCTTCTCAAGGGGAACCTCCTCCAGGCGTTTGATTTCAGTCTTCAAGCCATCGTAAAGGGGAGTCTCAGTCAAGGTGACACAATGAGCGTCATGGGCGATCACATCTTCAACGCCTTGTTATTCTATCTCAAAGAGACCCAGGCTCGATTCCAGCTCTCGGCCGATCTGAGCCAAGATGACAGTAACACGGATTCGGAGATCCGTCGGCAACTTGTGGAGCGTTTGGTGGCCTGTTGGCAAGACCAAAAGTTAAGTTTCGTCCATTTGGAGACGCTCTTCCTCGGCCATGCCAATGCTCTGCTCCTGCAAACGTTGGTATTGACCTTGTTCTGTCCTAGTGACGAGCGTCAAACTGACCGTGGACCCGTGATGAACGAAGAGTCCGGGCCTAAACTGGTCGATCTGTTCACTCCCGAGTTCTGCTTGAGAATTGGAGACACGTTTGTGAAGGAGTTCAAGGAGAGCAGTGTGAGATCGGGGGACGAGGAAACCCACCGAAAAGCCTCGATTGTGGCAGACAACTGGCTCAGTAGTCAGAGGGGATTGGCTCTATCGGACCTGGAGCAGGATTGA